CCTGATTTTTTTCTAGGTTGTCGGGGATCAACATAGGCATCTTCCATTTCCACTTGGTCAATTTCATGCATGTCACAAAACTCATTCACTTCATCTAATAATTTGTCCCACCCATCTCTTCTAAGATTATTTAAATGGAGTCTAGTTGATTTCACACATCCAATGGCATTTACAATGTCTTGATCCTTGCGTTGCAATGCTAATGACAAGGCATTTGTGGCAGTTAATGTAGTCAACATGAGATGCAAATAAAAGGCAAAGTCAAATGATTTGAAGTATACTAGAAGATTTGATGCTTGATCTCTATTTTTCCAATCTCTGTCATCCTTTTCAACAACTTTTAGCACTTCAACTATTGTAGGAAACATGTTGACTAAACTTTTGAAAGTTTTGTAATGAGAACTCCAACGAGTATCTCCGGGTCTTTTAAGGCATTGCTCTTGATTTAACCCTATCCCAGTCTCAAGTTGCAAGTAAAGAATCAATAGATGACTTCAGGTGGGAAGAAGTTGTTTCAGTCACATGCACAACGCCAACAAACCTCTCTTTCACGATCCCACATTTGTCAACATACCTCAAGACCACAGCCATTTGTTCTTTGCAAGAAACATCTCTTGActcatcaactagcaagcaaaACACATCATTGCCCAGTTCTTCAAGGATAGAGTGTACAATCTCATTTGCAAAACATTCAACAATGTCCCTTTGAATTTCAGGAGCTAGCAAACAACTATTAGCTGCAGCATTTGTACTCATCGCTTTGCGTAACTCTAGATCATGTTGTGCTAAGCAATCATAAAACTCCTTGAAGTTTCCTTTATTGTTGGATTCTAGTGACTCATCATGACCACGAAAAGGCAATCCTTGCTTCAACAATAGCCTAGCAGTATCAATGGATCCATTCAACCGAGTAAAATAAGCCTTCTTTGCAGTCTCACTTATCTGATTATAAGCAACATCTATGTGTTGCCTTCTTTGTAACAAATCATCACACTTCTTCATTGCATTATAGTGTaagccaccaacatcaccaacatGTGACTTTAGCCTTCCTTTCCTATGATAACCATTCCAACCATTAACTATAAATGATTTATATCCTGCATCCTTCTTTTCTCTGAATAAGAAACAACAAAAGCAATATGCTCTGTCCTTTGACTCACTATATTCAAGCCAACTTCCAAACTCATCAAACCATTCCGGGATAAATCTTCTCGGCTTGTCTCCAATATCTGAAACAGGAAAATTACATGTGCGAGGCTAGCAAGGTCCATTTTCCAAATATTTTCTTCTGACCTTTTCTCTATGGTTAGGATGGTAAGCATCAATTTGTTTTCTCAAGCCTGGATCATATTTAATCTCCACTTCCCAATTGAGATAATCTAGACATGAATTTCTGTTATTGTTGGCGGTGTTTGTGTCTGGAGCTTTCCGTTTATAAAACCTCTCCATGATTACCTATAATGTTCAAGCATAATCAAATTGCAGATCCATACTATCATAAATGTATATGCATATACTAAAAAGAGAAAACCCCAATTAATCACTAACCCTAAACTGCAACCTACTCAATTTCAACATATTATCGGGAAGAATCGAAATCGGATGTGAGGCTTAACTTGATTGAAATACAAGATAAATAAATTGAGGGTTTGATTCCTTGCCTTTTCTTTTGGAGCAGATGTCCAGAACAGAGAGAGCTAGAGAGGCCGTGAGGGTGAGCGCCCTCACATCAGGCTGTTGCCGCGGCCATCGGGCGCTCGGCTCGGCTCGACGAGATGACGACAGGGATCAAGACCAGATGACGAGATGACGACCAGATGATGAGATGACGTCAGGCTGTTGCAGCAGGGATCGTCACCGGCATGGCGGCGTCGATGCCTTGCCGCCCCTGCCCAGCTGCCCTTGCGTAGTTGCGTCGCTGGCTCGCTGCGTCAGGCGAAACGCCGCGGCCTCCTTGCCCCTCGCGGACTCGCGCGCGGCCACAGCGAAAATTCCCGTGGAGGCAGCCGTGCGTGCGTGGAGACTCATTGGCATCCTTCTCCTGGAAGCAACCTGCGACGTGGGCTTGGGCCAGTGGGGGTTGCCTGCTTTTGGGCCGGGGGGTGCACAAACGGTGGAAATTTGCTCCTCATAACATAGTTTCGATTTTGGCCTGGGTGCCTGGGCATCCAGCGCTCTCAACGTGGCTTCGCCCGTGGCTATATGCCATGAGTTCTTATGGAGTTTCTAAAATATGCTTCCATCCGCAGGTTCATTTATTTGATCCTGGGACGAGACTGTTGGCTGGTAACAACGATGGGAATCTGGTTAACACAATCCATAGGTTATTTGGAAAATACTCAGAGAAGGCCCTTTGCAtagtctctttttttttttcaggTAGACTTGAAATGCTCTCTTTCTTCATACTAAAAAAAATGTTTTCTTGACTTCTGAAGATCTCGTGAACTGATTGTGTGTCAACAAATGTATATTCTGCCTTGTTACCTTTGTCCTTACCTTTTATATgacattaaaaaaaaaataacatGCAAATCTATGCATATGCTTTCATTTCTGTACTCTACCCAATCAAATATGAAGAGGTTTGCTCAATGTTGGCGCTCACGAGAGTTTATCCTTAAATAATGTGCAACTGTATATTGTATCTTTATATACCATTAATTAAATGGATTAGTAATAATTTATATACAATACAAGCCAAAAAATGTGACtctaaatatttcttaattagtTTCCATACCACACAATATGAAGTCTTATACCTAAAATAAAATGATGTCGCACATTTTTTTAGATCAAACATATTTTGTTTATGTATCTTATAAACATTTTACAAAAAAATGTTTAAAGTTTATTGTTGTAATAATAATATAACATCTCTTATCACAATCATAAACACGTGCGTGTCTACTAGTTAATTAAAGGGGCCCTTCTTTGTCAACCAAAGGATCAAGGTGGGTTGGGGATTCCGAACTTAAATTTACAAATTAAAACAAATGTTTGCTATTAAGTGGCTTTTAAAATTATGCAACGGATGGTAAGATTTGTTGTGAAAAATATTatctccaacacaaaaccctaaTCTAAGTGAATAAGACAATGAGAAAGTCACATTTTTTTGTGAGCCTAGAGAGATTGGCAACTAGTTCCCAAACTTAGGAGTGCTTTAAAGTAAACGACAGTACACAGATGAGGTTCTGGAAAGATAAATATTTGGAAAACCAGCGACTGAAATACCAATGACAGGAAATATGACATTTTAAATTGTCTTTGGAAATTAAAATTTTCATGTGGCTCTTAAAAAATCGGTGATCCTTACGAAGAATAATCTTGGGAAAAGAAATTAGAAAGGGAATAAAACGGGTAGTTCTTTTCCATGTAATGTAGAAACCATCTGGTGCATCTTTTTTGAATGTTGATATGCTAAGTTTTGTTTGTATGCATATTGTGCTTGGAAGTACACCTCTACTGAAAATAGAAGAGCACTGGCGCTGCCTCGGGGGTGTCGACgactatttttttttgtttttaaaccTTTTTTTACAGTTGGGTGGTTACTGATGCCGGCGATGATGTTAATTTATCACCATCGTATGGTTACTCAAACTAGCAAACTGGCATTGATATGAACTTACCAGTAGCGATAATCTTGATTATTGTTGCCAATACCACCAACGAGGGTGAAAACCGATGGAGATGGGACCCCCTGGCAGTGATGAAGAATTTGTACTACTGAATAGTGGCTTCACCAGCTCATTGTTTATTCTGAGAGATTATTTGCTACAATATATTGAGAAGCCAGGGCTGATACCGTCTAGAGCTCCACTAGACGGGCCTTAAACACACACATCACATAGTTCACTGTTCTCGTTACTTACAACTCAAAATCTCAAATACATTTGTAAAATGCAGACACGACCACACattcatatactccctccgtccctgttTAATTGTCATTCTCACTTCCTAGAAAGTCAAATGTAttcaactttgatcaaatatatacaaaaaaaaattaatgttCATGGTACATAATTATTttattattagatagatcattgaatctatttttataataaacttatttggagatataaatgttcgtaatattttctacaaacctagttaagttttttttaaaaaaattgaccaGTACGTAGACGAGACACTTAAAAAGGGATAGAGGGAGTACACACGGTTTAACAATCCAGAATCTCGTATTCATTCTCATTAAACAAAAATAGAAAGGTAGTAAGGCGGTAAAAAAACAGAAAATATGATAAAATGGCTTAAACACTATTTTCTTCGTCCCATTTGTATGTTTTGAAGCCATGTTTCTATTTTTTTGGTAAGAAAATACGAAAATAAGACGTAGAAAATGAGACGAGACGGGAAATTCCGAGGGCTTAAAACTGGGATGCATGTGGTCCAGAAATGCCCAAGCGGGCCGTACAGGGGCAATGCAAAGCAGAGTTGTGTTGGGGCACAGCCGCACGGCACAGGAGCGCGTTTGGCTCAACAGAATGCTTTTGATTGGATATCGATCCACTCAGTTTGGGTCGGCCCAATCGGTATCGACTCGATAGGCGTACGTTCCCTCGCGAGGAGCCTATTGGGCCTGCGACGTTTTCATCAATAACTGTCACAGACTTGATAAAAAAAAAACTGTCGCAGACCGTTGACGACGAATAGAGCATAACGACGCAGCCAAGGCAGCTATGGCCTGTGGGTTCGTACGCATCACTCGGTAGTCTGTGATGTACGTTCTCTCGCTGTCGACGAACGACGACTGAAGAGACGGGAGCGCCGACGCCGAAGAAGAAACGGGGCAGCTAGCCGCGCGGCCGGCCGAGGGAGACCATTTCAAAGGCAGGCTTGGGGGAACGGAACGAACGAGTGGCCAAACGCGAGTCTCGTCTGTGGACTGTCGTCTCTGGCTCAGAGTCCGCACAAGCCAGCCCGCCGGCGTAGCTGTGCACGCAAAGATCGCACAGCGACACACGTACGCCTCCCTCGCCGTCCATGTCACCGTTCACAGCTCTCGACTCGCCGGCCGTTTCACTACCACCACGCAATCAGTCGCAGGTCCCTCCGATCCGACGCGTCTCTCTAGCTCGCGCCGCCCGCGGTGCATCCAACCAGAACCTGCCTGCCGCTACAGTTGCCGCCTGTAGCTGTAGCAGTGTAGCTAGCATCCCGTGTCGCCCCCAGCGGCTATCAGTTTCGACGACCGGGGCAGGCGGCTATCTGTGCCGACTGCCGAGCCACTGATTTCCCCGCCGCGCGCCACTACCCAAGCACGCCGGCCCATGTGTGCATGTGGCTGACGAAAACTGCCGCTGAGTCTCGCCGGCCCACGTCCGCACACGTCCGGTCCATCGTACATACTACATAAATAGAGTAGAATACAATATAATAGTAGTATATGGAAGCATAGCCGCAGTATCATGCACGCAATTGGTAGTTAAGGAACGAGAAAGACGGGTCACAGCAGACGCCGTGTCCTTTTTCTCCGTCTCTTCGTGCAGCAGACGCCGTCTCCCGGTCTCCGGATCCTCAAAGACGTCCAAATGGAAAGCGCCCCGGCCGTGGCCGTGTTCCCGCCACCAGCTAGCTAGCGCTGCCACTGCGAGCTGCAGCCACCATCTATCTATCCGTCTCCTTCCATCGAGCTGTAACACATCAGCGTCTGCAAGAAATGTAATCAACGCGCGATCGCGTCGCGTATCGTCTCCTTCCTGCAAAACCCCGGGGCCGCTAGCTTCCACACCACCACGTTCCTGTCACCACCGTCGCGGCCAATCCTGGCGGAGCTATATCAGGTCCCTGGACCACTGTGGCTTCTTCGCTTAACGAATTCTCCCTGTCGCCGCACTGCTCCTGCGCAGCCGTTGTATCGTAGCGCGCTGCCTCTTGCACTGACCGATCACTATCCACTCACCGGTCGCCGCGCCTCGCCGGTGCCGGCAAATGCGGTGGACGCCCGGCGCCAGCGCCGGCCGGGCGGTCTACGTCGTCCTCGTCGCGGCGCTGTGGTGCGCCTCGCTCACCCCGCGCGCGGCGCCGACGGACCTCGCGGCGGACCGGGCGGCGCTGCTCGCGTTCCGGGCCGCGGTGGGGCCGCGGCTCCCGTGGGCGGCGGCGTCGCCGTGCGGGTGGCGTGGGGTCAAGTGCGACCCCGCCGGCGCGCGCGTCGTCGCGCTGCAGCTCCCTGGGGACAGCCTCGTCGGCGCGGTGCCGCTCGGGACGATCGGGAACCTCACGGCGCTGCGGAGGCTGTCGCTCCGCCTCAACGCGCTGTCCGGTGGGATCCCGGCCGACATCGGGAGCTGCGCGGAGCTCCGGTACCTGTACCTCCAGGGCAACCGGCTCGATGGGCAGATACCGGAGGGGTTCTTCGGCCTCCGGTTGCTGCAGCGGCTCGACCTCTCGAACAACCGCTTCGCCGGTGGGGTCTCGCCGGACTTCAACAGGCTCCAGAGGCTCGCTAGTCTGTACTTGGAGAACAACAGCTTGAATGGCACGCTGCCGTCCAACCTTGACCTCCCGAAGCTTCAACTCTTCAACGTGTCCAGAAACAACCTCACGGGACCTGTTCCAAAGTCGCTCGCCGGGATGCCCGCGAGCGCCTTTGACGGCACAGGGCTCTGTGGCGAGCCTCTAGCCCCGTGCCCaacccctccgccgccgccgccgtctccgtcACCGCCGCCTGCTCCAGCCGCTGCTAATGGTAGCAACAGAAGGAAGCTCTCCACTGGTGCGATCGCCGGCATTGCTGCGGGTGGTACCGTGACGTTCTTGGTTTTGATCGCCGCgatcttcttcctctgctttcggTGTCAGAGGACAATGGCTGAAAaatccgcggcggcggcggcggcggccgacaGCGACCTGGACGCGTCTCCTGAGTCGGTCACCGTGGCGAGCATGGACAAGAAGAACACCACGAGGCGGTCCTCGCAGGCCACGGCGGCCGGCAACGCCAAGAAGCTGGTGTTCTTGGGGGCGGCGCCGGACGCGCCGTACGATCTGGAGTCGCTTCTGCACGCGTCGGCCGAGGTGATCGGGAAGGGGTGGCTGGGCACGACGTACCGCGCCACGCTCGAGGGCGGCGCCGCCACCGTGGCCGTCAAGCGGCTCAGGGCGGCACCCATCCCGGAGCGGGAGTTCCGGGACAAGGTGATCGCGCTCGGCGCGCTCCGGCACGACAACCTAGTGCCGCTCCGCGCCTACTTCTACAGCCGGGAGGAGAAGCTCATCGTGTACGACTTCGTGGGCGCTGGCAGCCTCTGCTCCCTCCTccacggcagcagcagcggcgccGGCGCGAGCCCCGCGCGGCTCGACTTTGCCGCGCGGGCGCGCATCGCACTGGCGGCCGCGCGCGGCGTCGCGTTCGTCCACGGCGCCGGCGGCGCCCGCTCGTGCCACGGCAACATCAAGTCGACCAACGTCCTCGTCACCGACGCGCGCGACGGCGCCTACGTGACCGACCACGGCATCCTCCAGCTCGTCGGCGCGCACGTGCCGCTGAAACGCGTCACCGGGTACCGCGCCCCGGAGGTGACCGACCCGCGCAGGGCGTCGCAGGAGAcggacgtgtacagcttcggcgtgCTGCTCCTCGAGCTGCTGACGGGGAAACCGCCCGTGAACTCGGTGCCCGGGAGCACCGACGGCGTGGACCTGCCGCTGTGGGTGCGCACGGTGGTGCAGGAGGAGTGGACGTCCGAGGTGTTCGACGCCACCATCGCGATCGAGGAGCGCCTGGAGGAGGAGATGATGCGGCTGCTGCAGCTCGCCATGGACTGCGCCGATGATCGGCCCGACCGGCGGCCTCGGATGGCCGAGGTGGTGGCGAGGATCGAGCTCATTGTCGAgagcgcgctcctgaaggccgaCGCGGATGACGACTTCCACAGCATTTCTCCATGACATGTCAGCGTGATCGTTCTTAGCGATTCTTCTCTGTGGTTATTTTCAAATTCTTGGGTGCACATAGTGCGGTGATGTTAGTGTTCAACATGTTCATAGCATTTGCCATTCTTCATCacagtatttctctgtgaaggcATGGTTCAATTGTCCTGTCCTGTGGAGTTCTTGCGTTCCAAACAGGGACTGATCGATACTTGGACGCCTATTGTCAGCCTAACATTGAATGTTAGCTGCGCAACGGTCCGTGTCCCAACACTTTGGAGTCGGCTGCAAAATTGTGGCGGTTTCTGCTATCTTGAAACGGTCAGTCAGAGAGTCAGCCATCACATTACTGTTGTTCGGCAGTGCAGGCGTCCGGACGTCTTGAAGGCTTCAAACCCCTGACCTGGCTCAGACGACTGTCGCTATCCCGGGAACGGGAAAGCTGGTCGAACAAGGTCGGCAGGGCGTGGAGACAACGGTTACAGCTTGCTGGTAAACGATTTGAGTTTGATGGTGTGGAAGAGACTGGCATCGTTGCCTACGTATGTCGTTACGTCCATCGAGTGAGAACGGAATGTGGTGGACGGTTCGTCCTCGTCGCAGCTCTGAACTTTGAACATCTGAATAACTGAACAAACTCTGAACTTCGGAGAATTTCTGATTGACGTGGTCTAAGATTCGATGTAGGTACAGCATTAAGCTTTTTCAGAACCAGATACAGAGCTTCATATGGTGTTGCAGCTTGCAGATGCTGGACCTTTCCATGGAAAATATGCTGAATATTTTTTGGGTTTTAAAAGAACCCGCTTCAACGGAATAAAGGGGCTGAATAGGAGCATGAGCAAAACGGCTGAGAGTACCCTCCGTCCAAAAATGATAATCGTATTTGACTAGAGAAAAAAACATATAAAATAGACTTTGACCATTAATTGTTGTCAACTCTATTGATGTAAGTTTTATGCTCTATTGATGTGAGTTGTATGCGGCTAAAAAGTCAATATCATCTTAGAGGCACTTTTAACACAAATCTATTGATGCAAGTTTAAGGGACTGTCTACCCATTGTTCAGTCATTTCAAAAACCATCAACAACCGAGTGTTCACAGGCCTGGAAACAACCGAAAACAAGGGAAAAAGAAATCGACCGCTTTGTAGATGTATCAACACACGATTTTTAGACTGTGAGATTAtaatctgacggctgctatactTGGTTGTTTCTTTTGTTGTTTGCCATTATGGGCCATAGCACGCGAGCGAAGCAACTAATAACTGATTTTGGCCCACATGAGTGCTCTAGAAGTACAAACGTACAAGCGTGACTTCTTTACTATGTGAAAAATGCAGCTGCAGAAAAAATAATTTGGAAGAAACAATGTGTTTGAAAAGTAAGGACAAATTAATTTAAAAAATATCCTAAAAATTATTACCACTATTTATTATGCCTGTCATGGCTCTATTTTTTTTAAAGACCACGGCTCTAATTAGGAAGCAACAAAAATACAAAAGGCATTGCGATCATATAAAAGAACAAGCTCCTAACTGGAGGTTcaattataaaaataaaaaaacaagttTTCATCTAGAGATCATAAACACCCATAAAACAACAATGGTACAAAAAGTTGGCAACCAGGAGATAAATTATAAAAAAGCCACTAAATAACAACAATAAAACAAGACAAGCTAGCAAGCCCCATAAGTCAATCGACATGTATATTACAATCGCTAATTAGTATGCTTGTTCAACCTAgttagaaaaaacaaaaaaacaaactcCATCATTGTGATCATAAAACATAATAGACTGTCAACTAGGGGCAAATAAAAACCAACTCCTCACCATAGCACGCAAGAGAAGCAACTAGTAATTGAATTTGGCCCACATGGGTGCTCTAGAAGTAACTTCTTTACTATATGAAAAATGCAGCCGCAAAAAAAataatttggaagaaaaaatatgTTTCAAAAGTAAGGACAAATTAATTTAAGAAATATCCTAAAAATCATTACCACTATTTATTATGCTTGTCATGGCTCTATTTTTTAAAAGACCACGACTCTAATTAGGAAGCAACAAAAATACAAACGGCATTGCGATCATATA
This portion of the Miscanthus floridulus cultivar M001 unplaced genomic scaffold, ASM1932011v1 os_1183_2_3, whole genome shotgun sequence genome encodes:
- the LOC136533779 gene encoding probable inactive receptor kinase RLK902, which encodes MRWTPGASAGRAVYVVLVAALWCASLTPRAAPTDLAADRAALLAFRAAVGPRLPWAAASPCGWRGVKCDPAGARVVALQLPGDSLVGAVPLGTIGNLTALRRLSLRLNALSGGIPADIGSCAELRYLYLQGNRLDGQIPEGFFGLRLLQRLDLSNNRFAGGVSPDFNRLQRLASLYLENNSLNGTLPSNLDLPKLQLFNVSRNNLTGPVPKSLAGMPASAFDGTGLCGEPLAPCPTPPPPPPSPSPPPAPAAANGSNRRKLSTGAIAGIAAGGTVTFLVLIAAIFFLCFRCQRTMAEKSAAAAAAADSDLDASPESVTVASMDKKNTTRRSSQATAAGNAKKLVFLGAAPDAPYDLESLLHASAEVIGKGWLGTTYRATLEGGAATVAVKRLRAAPIPEREFRDKVIALGALRHDNLVPLRAYFYSREEKLIVYDFVGAGSLCSLLHGSSSGAGASPARLDFAARARIALAAARGVAFVHGAGGARSCHGNIKSTNVLVTDARDGAYVTDHGILQLVGAHVPLKRVTGYRAPEVTDPRRASQETDVYSFGVLLLELLTGKPPVNSVPGSTDGVDLPLWVRTVVQEEWTSEVFDATIAIEERLEEEMMRLLQLAMDCADDRPDRRPRMAEVVARIELIVESALLKADADDDFHSISP